In Carassius gibelio isolate Cgi1373 ecotype wild population from Czech Republic chromosome B13, carGib1.2-hapl.c, whole genome shotgun sequence, one genomic interval encodes:
- the LOC127970619 gene encoding core histone macro-H2A.2 yields MSARGGKKKITKLSRSARAGVIFPVGRMMRYLRTGTHKYRIGMGAPVYMAAVIEYLAAEILELAGNAARDNKKGRITPRHIKLAVANDEELNHLLRGVTISNGGVLPRIHPELLSKKRGGRVKVETQVTVPEKRVNRKPIKKPSKKSKGKPGRKPKKSTENDKEADANTTVEDGPGEGFTILSAKSLFLGQKLSLTESEISKIGTIKVEGIINPTNAEIDLKEGIGNALEKAGGKDFLETVKELRKSQGPLEVASVAVSQANGMAARFIIHCHVPQWGSEKCEDQLEKTVKNCLSAAEEKKLKSVAFPSLPAGRNGFPKQTAAQLILKAISNHFVSATTSSLKNIYFVLFDSESIGIYLQEMAKMDAK; encoded by the exons TGCGCACAGGAACCCATAAGTATCGCATTGGCATGGGCGCCCCGGTCTACATGGCAGCTGTCATCGAGTACTTAGCAG CTGAGATCTTGGAGTTGGCTGGAAACGCGGCAAGAGACAACAAGAAGGGGAGAATCACTCCAAGACACATCAAGCTGGCTGTGGCCAATGATGAAGAACTCAACCAC TTGCTCAGAGGGGTGACCATATCAAATGGTGGCGTTCTGCCTCGCATCCATCCCGAGCTGCTCTCCAAGAAGAGAGGAGGCAGGGTGAAGGTGGAGACTCAGGTGACCGTTCCGGAGAAGAGGGTGAACCGGAAACCCATCAAGAAACCCAGCAAAaagagcaaaggaaaaccagGCCGCAAACCCAAA AAAAGCACAGAGAATGACAAAGAAGCAGATGCCAACACAACAGTGGAGGACGGACCAGGAGAGGGATTCACTATTCTCTCCGCGAAAAGCTTGTTCCTTGGACAAAAG CTGTCCCTAACAGAGAGCGAAATCAGCAAAATCGGCACGATCAAAGTGGAGGGAATCATCAATCCCACAAACGCAGAGATTGATCTGAAAGAGGGAATCG GTAACGCTCTGGAGAAAGCAGGAGGAAAAGATTTCCTAGAGACTGTCAAGGAGCTGAGAAAAAGCCAGGGTCCTCTGGAGGTCGCATCAG TGGCTGTGAGTCAAGCCAATGGGATGGCAGCACGTTTCATCATCCATTGTCACGTTCCTCAGTGGGGTTCAGAGAAGTGCGAAGATCAGCTGGAGAAAACAGTCAAGAACTGTCTGTCTGCTGCCGAGGAGAAGAAGCTCAAGTCGGTGGCCTTCCCTTCGCTACCCGCCGGACG AAATGGTTTCCCAAAGCAGACAGCAGCCCAGCTAATACTGAAGGCCATTTCGAACCATTTTGTCTCAGCAACCACCTCCTCTCTGAAGAACATTTACTTTGTTCTGTTTGACAGCGAGAGCATTGGGATATACCTGCAGGAGATGGCAAAGATGGACGCCAAGTGA